The sequence TGCTGTCAGGCTTAAGCATGTAACCTCGGCGACTGCCTGTTTAGGAAGTATACGATATGCGTCGGGACGAATGCACATGCAATGCAGAGTGAACACGAGGACTGAGGCACCATCAGCCTCCCAacgaggtttttttttttctttggtgaCAATTTAATTTGAAAAAGATGCAAAAGTTCTCTGAAGAGGGCCTTTTGTTCAAAGTTGATTTGTGGAAGTTTTAGTTTATGATTAGTTGTCGGCAGTCCTGTCTCAACTTCTACGGGAACGCGTATTCTTGTTTTCATCATGATTAGAAATTAAAGTTGTGAAAGTCATCCAAGGTTGTGCTAGAGAGTTATGATTTTCAAGCTTGACCTGCAGTCTGTTCTCAAGCTTGAATGACGGGCCCCGCTTCTCACTATGGTAACAACAGACGTTATGGAAACACTGTAATTAGCCACAAATTGGAAAcatctgcctttttttttttttgaattcATTTGCAGCTTCTACATCTCGTCGCGACTCTAAATCGAAAAGTTTGTGTAAACTACTCCATCTCTGCTATGTGCTACTCGGTGATTAATATCTCCTTGGTGAAGATGCGTCTCAGAGTACCAAGTCCATATCTTGGGCGGTTAATATGCCAAGAGATGATTCCATTTCTAAATGCCTTCCACACCTGACTGGCCAGCTCACTACTCCATTGATCGTCGTTGCCATGATTTAAACAGACACTAAGCAAAAATACGCATCAGCTTCAAGACGCCACTATTcggaaaagcaaaaagttcAACATACCCATGGAACTGGATAAAAGCTCTATCCAGAGAGCGAATGGCGTCACACAACAGATCCATAGTCTCACATATTGTGTCTCGAAACGTCCATCGTGCATCACAGTCATCCTCTTGGGCAAATGCAGAAAGTTGACAGCCCTGGCGCTTGGCCTGCGTCTGAAGAGACATATAGTTGTGGGCCTCGCCGGCCAACATCTCCTTGGGGAACGAGAGTAGGTCGTTGATCAGATTAATAAACGTCGTAAGAGGCACGATGCTTGTAATCCAATATTCAAGTGGGACTTCCAAGTCTCTCCCCGGCTTAAACATGCCCAACATAAGAGGACCAGTGACTCCAGAAAGGCTTCTAAAAAAGTAAGCAAATCCATCTGGGCAGCAACCATGGTCATCCATCCCAGGTTGAGCTTGAGAGAAATGCGGTGGCAGGGCCATGGCCAGACTGTCTTCCATAAATGTTGCCTCTGCGAAGCCAGCCAATCCGTTGGCGCCAATGGTTCCCATCCGGGGATCACTGGCTCCAAAATGCCGAGCGAAATTTCTAAT comes from Trichoderma asperellum chromosome 3, complete sequence and encodes:
- a CDS encoding uncharacterized protein (EggNog:ENOG41) — its product is MASVFHNLLSQPQFDSLDFADVRCLTEREKADIVECLDAALLSFLSEINFSHRFCQNDSKLRDDLWSWSRENLSGVCICEDEILKGILDEAAAIVEYYYPHAHHDTRLQMAISMAAGLTADDGVTPAASREAFAKFHYDLWCGMPDSGKDEWSKMYLNVIRNFARHFGASDPRMGTIGANGLAGFAEATFMEDSLAMALPPHFSQAQPGMDDHGCCPDGFAYFFRSLSGVTGPLMLGMFKPGRDLEVPLEYWITSIVPLTTFINLINDLLSFPKEMLAGEAHNYMSLQTQAKRQGCQLSAFAQEDDCDARWTFRDTICETMDLLCDAIRSLDRAFIQFHGVCLNHGNDDQWSSELASQVWKAFRNGIISWHINRPRYGLGTLRRIFTKEILITE